The Methanoculleus marisnigri JR1 genome window below encodes:
- a CDS encoding EVE domain-containing protein, with translation MTRWLAISNRTNWEITRKKNIWGVPQRNKSIIERVKPGDTVLIYVSQQKEGDTLLPSAVTGAFEVVSEPYEERTKVFVAPEQMGDEVFPYRIKLKPVNVFDLPVEFKPLIPKLKFITNKTMWTGHIRQAMRVIPEEDYQTVLDAAKP, from the coding sequence ATGACACGTTGGCTCGCAATATCCAACCGGACAAACTGGGAGATCACCCGGAAGAAGAATATCTGGGGTGTCCCTCAGCGCAATAAGAGCATTATTGAACGGGTGAAGCCTGGCGACACGGTCCTCATCTATGTATCACAGCAGAAAGAGGGGGACACGCTGCTGCCATCCGCTGTGACCGGAGCATTCGAGGTAGTATCAGAGCCCTATGAGGAGCGAACGAAGGTGTTTGTCGCACCCGAGCAGATGGGTGACGAGGTCTTCCCATACCGGATAAAACTGAAGCCCGTAAACGTTTTCGACCTCCCAGTGGAGTTCAAGCCGCTCATCCCAAAGCTGAAATTTATTACCAATAAAACGATGTGGACCGGGCATATACGACAGGCGATGCGGGTGATTCCTGAAGAGGACTACCAAACAGTCTTGGACGCTGCAAAACCCTAA
- a CDS encoding ATP-binding protein, which produces MMNMQAFCSSAAMQEHPLRRLSDFLVEEKRKVTSGDYEGSRFVGYVLEIGYTTATIITSDAFKKAVGGIPRNSLLIMVPAEYEKYPPHFSLLRVLETADEPLKQEKQQTYFELHKKSMPELDVFTQSELQWGALKTAVLGMYYPHPDRPNAVELSGDLNNIVSAHKYLVYAPSDELLDLIINATVPQENRCDIGTLRLTECRLPLPGQTMHTVPVAISTNDFKGTRTAMFGKTRTGKSNIVKIIAESVILTTRRTPTEEDPRTHTVGQVIFDINGEYANDNPQDDSASLATAHADDCQIYAITPKANTPSRPLRLDFYAHPDLSHHILNTFIREQERHPSDYVSSFLSVEIPSFEQIEGMENPGDQIRARRKILMYWAILHRAGFTPNMETIRELGGVNPRFARRTRTAVYQSVDQTPPPSISTLEELAHEFELFAQQDREGDRLRSTSGDHNLFDSDDEALLGFLAPRSRSASGPRKIQRYRIYHDPNATNFVTEIIRLVVQGQTVILDLSNAHPEVMNYFSRWLSEEIFAHQVDLFSSNALNDHYIQLYFEEAHNLFPADEQKIVDIYSRIAKEGAKYHLGMVYSTQSPSTISRDLLAQTENFFVTHISSRPEVTKLANLNVAYEDLIEDILQTKTQGYVRMLTRSHRFVIPVQANKFTPQPSSRRCA; this is translated from the coding sequence ATGATGAATATGCAGGCATTCTGCAGCAGTGCGGCAATGCAGGAGCACCCGCTACGGAGACTCTCGGATTTCCTAGTGGAAGAAAAACGAAAGGTCACGAGCGGGGATTATGAGGGTTCCCGATTTGTGGGATACGTACTTGAAATCGGCTACACTACGGCAACCATCATCACATCGGATGCCTTCAAAAAGGCTGTGGGTGGCATCCCCCGGAACTCACTTCTCATCATGGTCCCTGCCGAGTACGAGAAATATCCTCCTCATTTCTCCCTGCTACGGGTTCTTGAAACAGCGGATGAACCACTGAAGCAGGAAAAGCAACAGACCTACTTTGAGTTGCACAAAAAGTCCATGCCTGAACTGGATGTATTCACCCAAAGCGAGCTTCAGTGGGGTGCATTGAAGACGGCAGTCCTTGGAATGTATTACCCTCACCCTGACCGACCGAATGCGGTTGAACTTTCCGGAGACCTCAATAACATCGTGAGCGCCCACAAATACCTCGTATATGCTCCCAGCGATGAACTCCTCGATCTCATCATAAACGCTACGGTCCCGCAGGAAAACAGGTGCGATATTGGAACACTGCGATTGACCGAATGTCGGTTGCCATTGCCGGGGCAGACTATGCACACAGTTCCCGTGGCAATATCCACAAACGACTTCAAAGGCACTAGAACTGCCATGTTTGGGAAAACCCGCACAGGTAAAAGCAATATTGTAAAGATCATTGCCGAGAGCGTCATCCTAACAACCCGAAGGACACCCACAGAGGAAGACCCTCGGACACATACTGTGGGGCAGGTCATTTTCGACATTAACGGTGAGTATGCCAACGATAACCCTCAGGACGACAGTGCATCTCTGGCAACTGCACATGCTGACGATTGCCAGATCTATGCCATTACACCCAAGGCCAATACACCATCACGCCCGCTTCGATTAGACTTCTATGCACATCCCGATCTTTCGCATCACATCCTCAACACCTTTATACGCGAACAGGAGCGACATCCCTCTGACTACGTCAGCAGTTTCCTTTCAGTAGAAATCCCCTCATTTGAACAGATTGAAGGGATGGAGAACCCAGGAGATCAGATCCGTGCTCGAAGAAAGATCCTGATGTACTGGGCAATCCTCCATCGGGCTGGTTTCACCCCGAACATGGAAACAATTCGGGAGTTAGGGGGCGTAAATCCACGGTTTGCACGACGGACACGAACCGCTGTGTATCAATCGGTGGACCAAACCCCGCCCCCATCGATAAGCACTCTTGAAGAACTCGCACACGAATTTGAGCTCTTTGCGCAACAAGATCGCGAAGGTGACAGGCTTCGTTCAACCTCTGGGGATCACAACCTCTTTGACTCCGATGACGAAGCGCTGCTTGGATTCTTGGCTCCGCGATCCAGGTCCGCCAGCGGCCCGAGGAAAATCCAGCGCTATAGGATCTACCACGATCCGAACGCTACAAACTTTGTGACCGAGATAATCAGACTTGTCGTTCAGGGGCAGACTGTCATTCTTGATTTGAGCAACGCACACCCTGAAGTAATGAACTATTTCTCGCGATGGCTTTCGGAGGAGATCTTTGCCCATCAGGTTGATCTGTTCTCGTCAAACGCGCTCAACGATCATTATATTCAACTATACTTCGAGGAGGCCCATAATCTGTTCCCTGCTGATGAACAGAAAATTGTTGATATTTACAGCCGAATAGCAAAAGAAGGAGCAAAGTATCACCTCGGTATGGTATATTCCACACAATCTCCGTCAACCATTAGCCGGGATCTTCTTGCACAAACAGAGAATTTCTTTGTCACTCATATCTCCTCAAGGCCAGAGGTCACTAAACTCGCAAATCTGAATGTAGCATACGAAGATCTCATCGAAGATATACTTCAAACAAAAACGCAGGGGTATGTGCGGATGCTCACTCGGTCGCACCGTTTTGTGATACCTGTTCAGGCAAACAAGTTCACTCCCCAGCCGTCTTCACGAAGGTGTGCATAA
- a CDS encoding type II toxin-antitoxin system RelE family toxin gives MYALIYSPGAQKDVAGLPRDMAVRIHTSLKKIKADLYNHVRKLEGSFAVPLYSYRIGQYRCILTIEDNKLVIFVVEIGYKNISRKY, from the coding sequence ATGTACGCCCTCATCTACTCCCCCGGTGCGCAAAAAGACGTTGCCGGACTCCCCCGGGACATGGCGGTGAGAATCCACACGTCCCTCAAAAAGATCAAGGCGGACCTCTACAACCATGTCAGGAAACTCGAAGGATCGTTTGCCGTCCCCCTCTACTCGTACAGAATCGGCCAGTACCGCTGCATCCTGACAATCGAGGACAACAAACTAGTGATATTCGTAGTCGAGATCGGGTACAAAAATATCTCCCGGAAGTACTGA
- a CDS encoding DNA adenine methylase has protein sequence MLTQTASIEKNISLLRYPGGKQRYVCHFSHLLPLEPQSIRTYVEPFLGGGSVFFHVNPEKAILADINRELIDLYLGIRKNPDVVWELYSRYPANKAGYYKIRSLNRDDLHLLERAARTLYLNRTCFKGMWRHNNNGEFNVGYGGQERRWVIGPDDLCAVAQRLQHAVLLCCDFEETIASCREGDFLYLDPPYRPGEREQLHAHYMFGEFNFEDHKRLASCLREATERGVQWVMTNSSHPDILALYDDYSMYRLDRGTGSSPGQITTDPGEMVIYHVNEVSS, from the coding sequence ATGCTAACCCAGACAGCCAGTATAGAGAAAAATATTTCATTATTACGCTATCCTGGGGGGAAACAGAGGTATGTATGTCACTTCTCTCATCTCCTCCCTCTTGAGCCTCAATCCATCCGGACATATGTCGAACCCTTTCTAGGGGGCGGTTCAGTCTTCTTCCATGTAAATCCAGAAAAGGCGATCCTTGCTGATATCAATAGAGAGTTAATCGATCTGTATCTGGGTATCAGAAAAAACCCGGATGTCGTCTGGGAACTCTACAGCAGGTATCCGGCAAATAAGGCAGGATACTATAAAATAAGGAGCCTGAACCGTGATGACCTTCACCTTCTGGAGCGAGCCGCACGAACCCTCTACCTGAACCGAACCTGCTTCAAAGGCATGTGGCGTCATAACAACAACGGCGAATTTAACGTGGGATATGGAGGCCAAGAACGACGTTGGGTGATAGGGCCTGATGATCTTTGTGCGGTGGCACAGCGACTCCAGCACGCAGTTCTACTTTGCTGCGATTTTGAGGAAACCATTGCCTCATGCCGTGAAGGGGATTTTCTCTACCTTGACCCCCCATACCGCCCGGGTGAACGTGAACAGCTGCATGCTCATTACATGTTCGGCGAGTTCAACTTCGAGGATCACAAGAGGCTTGCATCGTGCCTTCGTGAGGCTACAGAGCGTGGAGTACAGTGGGTCATGACAAACTCGTCTCATCCGGACATTCTCGCGCTATACGACGACTACTCTATGTACCGGCTCGACAGAGGAACCGGTTCGAGCCCCGGACAGATAACAACGGATCCTGGGGAAATGGTGATCTACCACGTAAACGAGGTGTCCTCATGA
- a CDS encoding DUF7557 family protein, protein MPRTATIKIDTELKRRLNTLKRHPRETYSDVIRRLTETAIDTEPLSEETLGRIEEAVADFQAGRYVTEEEMDRTLGL, encoded by the coding sequence ATGCCCCGGACCGCCACCATCAAGATCGATACAGAGCTCAAACGCCGCCTCAATACGCTCAAACGGCATCCCCGCGAGACCTACAGCGATGTAATCCGGCGCCTGACCGAGACGGCCATCGATACGGAGCCGCTCTCCGAAGAGACGCTTGGACGAATAGAGGAGGCCGTGGCGGATTTCCAGGCGGGACGATACGTGACCGAAGAAGAGATGGATAGAACCCTGGGCCTGTAA
- a CDS encoding Fic family protein has translation MTIRPYVPEPLPPSGIDWETHIPRIASANRALARYDGILQAIPNPGLLLSPLLTQEAVLSSRIEGTQASLEDVLRFEANPKEPVGDASLADIREIINYREALNAAVDALKAGRLDTGLVCDLHRVLLAGSRGMDREPGCIRTIQNFIGRDAHIEHAIFVPPAPADLPGALADWEAYLHREEKDVLVQLSVLKAQFELIHPFCDGNGRVGRMLVPLIMYEKGLIGSPMFYISAYLERNRPVYYERLLAISGDGDWNGWIGFFLHAIEEQAGANGRKAKAILDLYDEMKRTVPEVTRSQYATAAIDALFKTPVFSSAEFYDQAAIPRRAAERVLQQLREHGIIAVLAEGGGRRAATYVFPRLIAITEGDRL, from the coding sequence ATGACGATCCGACCCTACGTGCCGGAGCCGCTGCCCCCGTCCGGCATCGACTGGGAGACCCATATCCCCCGGATTGCGTCGGCAAACCGCGCCCTCGCCCGCTACGACGGCATCCTCCAGGCGATCCCGAACCCGGGGCTCCTCCTCTCCCCGCTCCTGACGCAGGAGGCGGTGCTGTCTTCAAGGATCGAGGGGACGCAGGCATCGCTCGAGGACGTCCTGCGGTTCGAGGCGAACCCGAAGGAGCCGGTCGGCGATGCGTCGCTTGCCGACATCCGGGAGATCATCAACTACCGGGAGGCGCTGAATGCTGCGGTGGACGCCCTCAAGGCCGGGCGGCTGGACACCGGCCTCGTCTGCGACCTGCACCGGGTTCTCCTGGCCGGCAGCCGGGGCATGGACCGGGAGCCGGGGTGCATCCGCACGATCCAGAACTTCATCGGGCGGGATGCGCATATCGAGCACGCGATCTTCGTCCCGCCGGCGCCGGCGGATCTTCCCGGGGCGCTCGCGGACTGGGAGGCCTACCTGCACCGCGAGGAGAAAGACGTCCTCGTCCAGCTCTCCGTCCTGAAGGCGCAGTTCGAACTCATCCACCCGTTCTGCGACGGCAACGGCCGTGTCGGCCGGATGCTCGTCCCGCTGATCATGTACGAGAAGGGGCTGATCGGAAGCCCGATGTTCTATATCAGCGCCTACCTCGAGCGGAACCGGCCGGTCTACTACGAGCGGCTGCTCGCGATCTCGGGGGACGGGGACTGGAACGGCTGGATCGGGTTCTTCCTCCACGCTATCGAGGAGCAGGCCGGGGCGAACGGCCGGAAAGCAAAGGCGATCCTCGATCTCTACGACGAGATGAAGCGGACGGTGCCGGAGGTGACCCGCTCGCAGTACGCGACCGCCGCGATCGATGCGCTCTTTAAGACGCCGGTCTTCAGTTCGGCCGAGTTTTACGACCAGGCGGCAATACCGCGGAGGGCGGCGGAGCGGGTCCTCCAGCAGCTCCGGGAACACGGGATCATCGCCGTCCTCGCGGAGGGCGGGGGAAGGCGTGCCGCGACCTACGTCTTTCCGCGCCTGATTGCCATCACCGAGGGGGACCGGTTGTGA
- a CDS encoding DUF3883 domain-containing protein, which translates to MYSSRNVKRIVEQIHNENTGHRLKGLRNRRTKNAWNKKNRDLDSALQKLSEDLYRKKTHFVMELIQNAEDNTYDPAVQPSIVFSIKPDTLVIYNNEIGFTAEDVERICSVGQTIKAKKKSEGYIGEKGIGFKSVFKISDSPKIISNGFQFEFRRSDGGDLGYIVPYWLPSIPEYANPKVTNIILPLRADARERLNLFDEIDPTLILFLRKLQRIEIIDEINDNLKAVTKSGSEGLVTIDYQDQSQYWWVIRATFKVPQEIIDQEPRREDIRSTEIVLAFPVSEGGHPINIQNVSKPDIFAFLPVKKCGFNFIVQADFLLTSNREDILQDSRWNQWLRSKIPDVLIKAIGKFKHDKKLSTSFLKHLSLPEEITDEFFNPLMHQAFQALSGVECILTESGSWKKPCDVYYAEDDLKDLVSNNELRSNFGKEYVANTFYLKRELRDLLGIADFTPKHLEECLKHPEWVKKHSNEWLIMLYRYCAQQLEVAKSGNLTLDDIIQLPIIKLENGDYCSANNGQIFLYLERTGKKYGFESDLEGTLRVLDADIRNAVRAEEDAKDLIEFLKKLNIVNPDPSNIINQHILPQYHRETWKKKPPGILQGHIHFIKDHFERLQKVEGLIGTIGKAIYLRVNGKQGQGDYRHPDQIYLSDDYESRYHLSSTMAAAGETFFLENSLHPCYIRSDLKNIDAKIQQVLAESKPKKGRRAKKRSQIQKQIEPYRKRKMEVESSWKEFVMALRVHEGISVSLDPETERYEGGEKANNVVTKKRIYRYDLKNTPWSSSGWKNTESAYFIEDDYISTDLDRIFGCFCKSAPAQQRDISFMLFKLFLDNWDDYRGYLECRYYYRYLGEHGWKYDKTQTTFLLKLKTFPWVTATDGTFAPLKGLFLNSSDIRRTLENSVKYIGFDVDLKQHTKFLNDVEIRTSVGINEITEVIDRMVRSGSENVEEFKYLYSLLQDLIPKRKYSGSYLIPQPKQSPFPVLHAFREERLIFIPETDQKYFSADDVFWDCQFDNLKEHLPSLRTWYSECRSLFIDGLVVKVSPASEDLVTTLEQISANVERAEVDERKIITIYKEFNRLLKQNAGNSNASWWKDFTGKSLLWVNKKQFWRNDGDIFVNDDPALYDLFVEWEDIAFLAVDITDLRDLEHFVKHAKISKLSESVKCVLTDGGHLAHKDAPELTRRIQDLTPYILRYLYNKHPEDYDCLKSGHKLINLKDIRCVLLDRINVEYILRNRTVKTTRDVLLDGNTLYIDKIDQSQIPIEFGKFFGPIKDLDIFICHLFTHPNSESVEKFLDSVKIPQLPYSEVKWFTSLTAIDQVQDTSTLVKPTEKPLEREPDTSSNPRTTSKNCLSPEEIPSNSDNVEPLSIPPSPSSPPAPPSRDNDSGLGGIPSRSQSGQPRTLLHPEEPSKHRNVEDRSFELENENIDILTSKDPELVRLVHVTFSPRQRKGNLNDLKMTKLPERPGSEEKIHESERYKEDKRIKIGHWGEEVVYQDLKQKMQKRYPGASMSDTEDGFVLSHNGDIAIEVVWHNKARKSNDRGYGHDIKVVESGKEIYIEVKSSIKPRDAFMISKNEWDLAKESGDRYFIYHVYYSPSEGIMICEKIQNPVKRWQLDELEARIIQVQL; encoded by the coding sequence GTGTATTCTTCTCGGAATGTCAAAAGGATTGTCGAGCAAATTCATAATGAGAATACGGGGCACAGGTTAAAAGGTCTTAGGAATCGCAGAACTAAAAATGCTTGGAACAAAAAAAACCGGGATCTCGATAGTGCCCTGCAAAAACTATCTGAAGATCTCTATAGAAAGAAAACCCATTTCGTCATGGAACTCATCCAAAATGCTGAGGACAATACCTACGATCCAGCCGTTCAGCCTTCGATTGTGTTTTCCATAAAACCAGATACATTGGTTATATATAATAATGAGATTGGATTCACTGCCGAAGACGTTGAGAGAATTTGCAGCGTTGGACAGACTATCAAGGCTAAAAAAAAGAGTGAGGGATACATTGGTGAGAAGGGCATTGGCTTCAAATCTGTTTTTAAAATCAGTGACTCCCCAAAAATCATCTCGAATGGATTCCAGTTTGAGTTCAGACGTTCAGATGGGGGTGACCTTGGCTACATTGTGCCATATTGGTTGCCTTCAATTCCGGAGTACGCAAATCCAAAAGTAACGAATATTATCCTCCCTCTTCGTGCTGACGCTCGTGAACGGTTAAACTTGTTTGACGAGATTGATCCGACACTCATTCTCTTCCTGCGCAAATTACAACGTATAGAAATTATCGACGAAATCAATGATAACCTCAAAGCGGTAACGAAATCGGGGAGTGAAGGTCTTGTTACGATTGATTACCAGGACCAGAGTCAGTACTGGTGGGTAATCCGTGCTACATTCAAGGTGCCACAGGAGATAATCGATCAGGAGCCCCGGAGAGAGGATATCAGAAGCACTGAAATAGTCCTCGCATTCCCGGTGAGTGAGGGTGGACATCCTATTAATATCCAAAACGTGTCAAAGCCTGATATTTTTGCATTCCTCCCTGTAAAAAAGTGTGGTTTTAATTTTATAGTTCAAGCAGATTTTCTTCTCACTTCAAACCGGGAAGATATTTTACAGGATTCACGGTGGAATCAATGGTTACGCTCTAAGATACCCGATGTTTTAATTAAAGCCATTGGGAAGTTTAAGCACGATAAAAAACTGAGCACGAGTTTCCTCAAACATCTCTCGCTCCCCGAAGAGATTACTGATGAGTTCTTCAACCCACTCATGCATCAAGCATTTCAGGCATTAAGTGGTGTTGAATGCATTCTTACCGAATCAGGTTCGTGGAAAAAGCCCTGCGATGTCTATTATGCAGAAGATGACCTTAAAGATCTTGTTTCCAACAATGAACTTCGATCTAACTTTGGGAAAGAATATGTTGCAAATACCTTTTATCTGAAAAGAGAATTACGTGACTTGCTCGGCATCGCGGATTTCACACCTAAGCACCTCGAGGAATGCCTTAAACATCCAGAATGGGTAAAGAAACATTCCAATGAATGGCTTATAATGCTGTACCGATATTGTGCACAGCAACTGGAAGTGGCAAAGTCGGGAAACTTAACTTTGGATGACATCATCCAATTACCTATCATTAAACTCGAAAACGGGGATTACTGCTCAGCAAACAACGGTCAAATCTTTTTATATCTTGAAAGGACCGGGAAAAAATATGGATTTGAGTCAGATCTCGAAGGCACACTCAGGGTGCTTGATGCTGACATTAGAAATGCTGTCAGGGCCGAGGAAGATGCAAAGGATCTCATCGAATTTCTTAAAAAGTTAAACATAGTCAATCCCGATCCAAGCAATATCATCAATCAGCATATTTTGCCTCAATACCATAGAGAGACTTGGAAAAAGAAACCTCCTGGAATTCTGCAGGGCCATATCCATTTCATCAAAGATCATTTTGAGCGACTACAGAAAGTTGAAGGACTTATTGGAACCATCGGAAAAGCGATTTATCTTAGAGTTAATGGCAAACAGGGCCAGGGTGACTACAGACATCCTGATCAAATCTATCTGTCTGATGACTACGAAAGCAGATATCATCTCTCTTCTACTATGGCTGCTGCCGGAGAGACCTTCTTCCTGGAGAATTCCCTCCATCCCTGTTATATCAGGAGCGATTTGAAAAATATCGATGCAAAAATCCAACAGGTCCTGGCGGAGTCAAAACCGAAGAAGGGAAGAAGAGCAAAAAAGCGGTCGCAGATCCAGAAACAAATTGAGCCCTATCGTAAAAGAAAGATGGAGGTCGAATCCTCTTGGAAGGAATTTGTGATGGCCCTTCGTGTTCATGAGGGCATCTCTGTTTCACTTGATCCTGAGACAGAACGTTATGAAGGTGGAGAGAAGGCCAATAATGTGGTGACAAAGAAAAGAATCTATCGGTATGATCTTAAAAACACACCATGGAGTTCCAGTGGATGGAAGAATACGGAATCGGCATATTTTATCGAGGACGATTACATTAGCACAGATTTAGATCGTATTTTTGGCTGTTTTTGTAAGTCTGCTCCAGCACAGCAGAGAGACATCAGTTTTATGCTATTTAAGCTGTTTTTGGATAACTGGGATGACTATCGAGGGTACCTTGAATGCAGATATTACTACCGTTATCTGGGTGAGCATGGATGGAAGTATGATAAAACACAAACAACCTTCCTTCTTAAGCTGAAGACGTTCCCATGGGTTACTGCCACGGACGGAACTTTTGCCCCCTTAAAAGGCCTTTTTTTGAATAGCAGTGATATTAGGAGGACTCTTGAAAATTCCGTAAAGTACATTGGTTTTGATGTAGATCTAAAGCAACATACTAAATTCCTCAACGATGTAGAGATACGGACAAGCGTAGGCATCAACGAGATAACCGAAGTGATTGATAGGATGGTGCGTTCTGGATCCGAGAACGTTGAAGAGTTTAAATATCTCTATTCACTTCTCCAAGATTTGATCCCTAAACGAAAGTATTCGGGAAGTTACTTAATCCCTCAACCGAAACAGAGTCCGTTTCCAGTCCTGCATGCATTTCGGGAAGAACGTTTAATTTTTATCCCTGAAACTGATCAGAAATATTTCTCTGCGGATGACGTGTTCTGGGACTGTCAATTTGACAATCTCAAAGAACACTTACCCTCATTGAGAACCTGGTATTCGGAGTGCCGTAGCCTGTTTATTGACGGTCTGGTTGTGAAAGTAAGTCCTGCCTCCGAGGATCTCGTAACAACCCTCGAGCAAATTTCAGCAAACGTGGAGCGAGCGGAGGTTGATGAAAGAAAGATTATCACAATCTACAAAGAATTTAATAGACTTTTAAAACAAAACGCGGGAAATTCAAATGCTTCATGGTGGAAGGATTTTACTGGTAAGTCCCTGTTGTGGGTTAACAAAAAGCAGTTCTGGCGTAACGATGGTGACATTTTTGTTAATGATGATCCTGCGCTCTATGACCTGTTTGTCGAATGGGAAGACATTGCATTCCTGGCAGTAGATATCACAGATCTCCGGGATCTAGAACATTTCGTCAAGCATGCAAAGATCTCAAAACTGTCGGAGTCAGTGAAATGCGTCCTTACAGATGGCGGTCATCTGGCTCACAAGGATGCACCAGAATTGACTCGGCGTATACAGGATTTAACCCCCTATATTCTGCGATATCTCTACAATAAACACCCAGAGGATTACGATTGTTTAAAGAGTGGTCATAAACTGATTAATCTAAAAGACATTCGATGTGTGTTGCTTGATCGCATCAATGTAGAGTACATTCTTAGAAATCGGACTGTAAAAACTACCAGAGATGTTTTACTTGATGGAAACACTCTCTACATCGACAAAATCGATCAATCCCAAATCCCTATCGAGTTCGGGAAATTCTTTGGTCCTATTAAAGATCTTGATATATTTATATGTCATCTGTTTACGCATCCAAATTCAGAGAGCGTTGAAAAGTTCCTTGACTCCGTAAAGATCCCGCAATTGCCATATAGTGAGGTCAAATGGTTTACTTCACTAACTGCGATAGATCAGGTGCAGGATACCTCAACGTTGGTCAAACCGACAGAAAAACCCTTGGAGAGAGAACCTGATACTTCATCCAATCCCAGAACTACGTCAAAAAACTGCTTGTCACCTGAAGAAATTCCCTCTAACTCAGATAATGTAGAACCGTTGTCTATTCCACCAAGTCCTAGTAGCCCACCAGCACCTCCCTCAAGAGATAACGATAGCGGTTTAGGTGGGATCCCCTCCCGATCGCAATCGGGGCAACCTAGAACGCTATTGCACCCCGAAGAGCCATCGAAACATCGAAATGTCGAAGACCGCTCATTTGAGTTGGAAAATGAGAATATAGATATATTAACTAGCAAAGACCCGGAATTAGTCCGATTAGTCCATGTCACCTTCTCTCCTCGCCAAAGAAAGGGTAACCTCAATGATTTGAAGATGACGAAATTGCCTGAAAGGCCAGGGTCTGAAGAAAAGATCCACGAATCAGAGCGGTATAAGGAGGATAAGCGGATCAAGATTGGTCACTGGGGTGAGGAAGTTGTATACCAGGATCTCAAACAGAAGATGCAAAAACGCTATCCTGGTGCGTCTATGAGCGACACCGAAGATGGTTTTGTCCTCTCTCATAATGGCGATATCGCGATTGAAGTTGTTTGGCACAATAAAGCCCGTAAAAGTAATGATAGAGGATATGGCCACGATATCAAGGTCGTTGAAAGTGGTAAGGAAATCTATATCGAAGTGAAATCATCAATTAAACCACGAGATGCGTTCATGATATCTAAGAATGAGTGGGATCTGGCTAAAGAATCCGGTGACAGATATTTCATCTACCATGTCTATTATAGCCCCTCTGAAGGTATCATGATCTGCGAAAAGATTCAGAACCCTGTCAAACGGTGGCAACTGGATGAACTTGAGGCTAGAATCATACAAGTTCAGCTATAG